The sequence below is a genomic window from Rhodococcus sp. 4CII.
GGGGTGCCGGTATGTGAAGCTAGTCGCCGTGAGCAGCATCCAGGTCGCAGACCAGACGTTCATCGCGGTCCCGCCGCAGCAGGTCGCGGCGGCGATCGCGTCCCCGTCCCGCTGGCGCCGGTGGTGGCCCGACCTCACCCTCGCCGTCCGTGAGGACCGGGCCGAGAAGGGGATCCGCTGGACCGTGGCTGGTCCCCTCACCGGAACGATGGAGGTGTGGCTCGAACCGGTGCTGGACGGGGCCATCGTCCACTACTTCCTCCACGCCGAACCCGTCCGCAGCGCGGGCAGCCCGGATCTGGCCGCACTGAACCGCCGCAGGCGCGTCGAG
It includes:
- a CDS encoding polyketide cyclase / dehydrase and lipid transport, which encodes MSSIQVADQTFIAVPPQQVAAAIASPSRWRRWWPDLTLAVREDRAEKGIRWTVAGPLTGTMEVWLEPVLDGAIVHYFLHAEPVRSAGSPDLAALNRRRRVEGKVMSFEVKKELEAGRAAGEPPS